In Rhodamnia argentea isolate NSW1041297 chromosome 1, ASM2092103v1, whole genome shotgun sequence, the genomic window tctctagacttGGCCTCATTACTTGGAACCGAAGGTGTTTGCTCAAGGtaggcctaattccctaaaaaaatccaaattttaagtCTAATTTCAaatatctcaaactttttttatctcaaaaaaatttTCGAACTTGAGGTCTAGCCTCAAAActgtttccaatttttttttctaaaaaaaaccctaaactttagaTTTGGTCCCAAATCTATCCTGAACTgtttttgtctaagagaaaaataaCTAGTTTTTTATTCTAATATCAAATCCATCCCCATTAACCCTCTATTCAAAAATCACCGTTGTTCCTAATTTTCTTATCCTAGAACGATTgtattttggagaatttcaacaGTACTTATTGGGGTGGAGTTTTCATCCATGTAAAATTGTCATGTCGGTCCGTATTTATCACATCATTACTTtgttgatgtgaattttttttttatcaatgtggaaatgtcacgtcaagttgGGACAAGACCATGTGGTAGATTTAAGAATaggttgaaagtttttttttagacaaaaaaaaattcgagatataTTTGGGACTAAACccaaagtttgggattttttttgtgatagaaAAAAGTTTGAGGCAATTTTGGATTTGGACCTCTCGCGTCACTGTATAAGATTGGGactgtcatctctctctctctctgactcgCCTTACCCTCGGACACGCGAGTCCCTCCCTTGTCCGTTCGGTGGGCCGGGTATTGAATCTCGAACAcacgttgaccgcgtgtccgaGCGTGTTCGGAGCATATCAAACacggacacgtgtccgacatgCGAAATTTTCCCTAGGAGGCGTGTCCATGTAACATTGCTTACGACCCTGACGATATTACCTTTTGCATCCTCCTCCAACTCCATAGCAAGAAAATAACATTTTAGAAACAAGGTGGAAGGAAGATAATTGCccccaagagagagagtgaatgaaGCAGACGTTAAAAAGTGAGACCTTCAAGATAATTGCccccaagagagagagtgaatgaaGTAGTCCTCTGACCATCCTTGTCCTGGGAGACATAAACTTATCACTATCTCCTACCCAAGGAAAGCCAAGGAGTAAGCTCACCCGCCACAATGGCCGCACGCGAGTTTTAACATCACACTTGGGGGATTGTTGTCTTCGTCCTCTTCAGAACTCTCTACACCACCCATCGTGGCGTTAAGAGAATCAACTATCAAGAAGGCGATACTATCCATTTCATCTTCGGATCCAAAATTCTCATCGCCAGTAACAATAATCTTCCACTTTTCTAAGCTCTCGGGCTTCCTCATGATTATAGAATCCACTAAACGCAACAACTCTGAAGATTCATTTGGTATAATGGATCTTAATTTATTCTTTTGTGGGGAATCAACAGTAGAGTATCTAACATCCTAATTGAAAATAATGTTATAATTTCAGCTTTTCTAGCTTAATATAGCACTTAGCAGGAAATCAAGATCACATATCTATGATGTGATCCTCCACTTAAGCCCAAGAGGCGCACAAAATATAGAGGGTCGAAGAGGTCGTtcaacttagagagagagagagagagaccgagaaCGAGTCTTGTCATGAAATGCACACAAACGAAcacgtgtctctctctctatagctaTAGGCCGGCATCAAATTTGTCCTTTCCCACGTTGATTGTCGTTTCGGGCAGCCCAATCGAACGTAGTTTATTGCATCAATTgtcattttcgattttttttttttggtgaaagtCTTTTTGGATGTTACATATGCAAATCTTAGGAACGTACGTCCTTGTAACTTTAGGAACTCATTTGGAAGCATGTCGGAAATTCATTCACGAAACGTAGAGTCCAAGGccattccttttcttcttaaatAATGCTAACACGTGGCTTACCTTAATGACTAAGAATCGGGtcagaaagaaaatgaagacgGATGGATAGCCACTGACTTTTTGAACcgcaaatttttcaaaaaaaaaaaaccaaaaaaaatcataaacctattagaattatgtgaatttaattttaatttttttagtcaattaagtcctaaatctttgacATAAGctttaattcaatccatccgattaattttaacCAGAAACTATTAATGTCGacgaaatttttatattttttgatttatttattttaataattttttcctttttcttttattttcttttttctttgttaggcCGGACAAAAGAACATCGGCCACTTTGTGAGGGCGGCGAGGGTCGTGGTACTCCCCCAGCTGAGAGTGAGGGCTCACGATGTTCGCCTAGCGATCGACAATGCTTGCAAGCCTTTGCCTCGTGGCCAACGGCCTCTTGCcaatcttaaaaaaagaaaagaacatgataggaaaaaaattattaacaaattttaaaaaatatatttaaaatttcttaaaaattgtACACATTGGCGCCAACGGcgtcaattgaaaaaaaaattgaaaagtttagaactaaattagcaaaaaaaaatatttatgattcaattggtacaattgtaatagatttataatttattttttttttgtaatttttcccaagTTTTCGTCATTGGAATATAACAAAGGgtttgctagcataataatttttgggtaACTATCAGAACAAGTTGTAAgccacaaattattaaaagagtgGACCTCATAATActttttaactaatttttttttttttatggaaaaaaatcgATTATTAGTCTTACAGTTACCCAAAGACTATCAAGCAATTTTCTATAAGAAACAAACTCATGACCTCTATCCTTGGCAGAAAAAAGGCACATGCAATGAACGAAAATATTCAACTCCGAGAACATTtggtaaaatgattttttcgaatttcaaatttgatggaGTTGATTGAACAGCgcatctcattttcttaaataatgatatgttgtgaataaaatttAATGTTAAGCAAAGAAGTGGTTACTATTCATTTTGCTTGAATTGGACACTACTAATTATCCGGGATTACTTGGGTGTACTTAGATGTACATTGGACCAAAAGTGGTTTGACCCTTGTACGAATCATGTCGCACGGGAGTGTAATTGAAAAGAACTCGTACCATTTGACActtgataacttttttttttttaaagtctcgATATTGGACAATAGATCTGTATGAAATACCCGTGCTATTTTTCATAATAAGTATGCACTTTCTCATTTTGTTGGGATTGTTAGGAACTTTGGTCGGGTCTTACTTGTGTAACAAATTGTAGCTTATAATTACGTTcttcattggaaaaaaaaaaaaccatcaagtgaaaatataatttcgacaaaaaaaaaaagcgaaactATATTAAATTGACgaatgaaaatatattgaatTGATATGTCTTACTCTATTAATatggaagaaatgaaaaaagaagctAAAGATTGATCGTATTACTAaaagagaaatgttttcctaacAGTAGTGTCATAAACTATATAATCTCAATCGTATTTACGGTAACTGGCAACATCCTTACTAAAATGTTATTAGTATATAAAAaagttttattaaaaaaatgttttcagcATATAAAGAAATCTCAATCACTTTCCAGAGAAATCCGCTGCCGACAGTAGGACGGCATTCACTATGTTTCGTTTTGGCTAAGCTGTCGTCTGATCTCCATTGCTTATATGAAACAAACAAATCGCCACCTCTTCTCTGCAAATCCTTAATTTGGTCGGACTCACTCGAACACTTGAAGTCTCTTTGGCAAAAGATGGATCTCTGGTTCCTCATCGTCGTCACCCTCTCCGTCGCCGCCCTCCTCAGAGCCACCGTCAACCTCCTCTCCTCCGacgccaagaagaagaagagcctCCCGCCAGGCCCCCTCGCCTTCCCTGTTATAGGCAACTTCCTATGGCTCCGCAAGTCCTTCTCTGAGCTCGAGCCCATCCTCCGCTCCCTCCGCGCCCGCCACGGCCCGATAGTCACCCTCCACATCGGCTCCCGCCCCGCCGTCTTCGTCTCCTCCCCCGCACTCGCCCACCAGGCCCTCGTCCACCACGGCGCCGTCTTCTCCGACCGGCCGCCGCCCTCCGCCACCGTCCGCGTCCTCTCCTCCAACCAGCACAACATCAACTCCTCCTCGTACGGCCCCAACTGGCGCCTCCTCCGCCGGAACATCACAGCAGAGATCCTCCATCCCTCCCACCTCCGCTCCTACTCCGGCGCCCGTGCGTGGGTCCTACACATCCTTGTGAGGGAGCTCAGGTCCCAGGCCGGCGGTGTCGTCCGGGTCGTCGACCACTTCCAATACGCCATGTTCTGCTTGCTGGTCCTCATGTGCTTCGGAGACAGGCTCGAGGAGAAGCAGATTAGGCAGATCGAGGAGACTCAGCGACGGTTGATGCTGGGTATGCGGCGGTTCAGACTGCTCAATTTCTGGCCGCGGCTGAGCAAGCTCGTGCTCCGGAACCGATGGAAGGAGTTCTACGAGCTCCACGAGAATCAGAATCGCGTCCTCGTCCCGCTCATCAGAGCTCGATCCAAGGCCAAGCGAGAGCAATTGAGCAAAGCCAAGGAGAACGGGAATGAAGTTGATGGTGATTGGACCGTGTCGTACGTGGACACGCTCCTGGACCTGGAGCTgccggaggagaagaggaagctgGAGGAGAACGAGCTCGGGAGCCTCTGCTCGGAGTTCCTCAACGCCGGCACCGACACAACGTCTACGGCGCTGCAGTGGATCATGGCGAACCTGGTCAAGTACCCAGAAATCCAAGAGAGGCTCTACGATGAAATCAAATCAGTCGTGGGACAAGGAGCGGAGCAAGTGAAGGAGGAGGACCTGCAGAGGATGAGCTACCTGAAGGCCATTGTGCTGGAGGGGCTGCGCCGCCACCCGCCGGCGCACTTCGTGGTGCCGCACTCGGTGACGGAGGACGCGGAGCTGGGCGGGTACGTGATCCCCAAGGACGTGAACATCAACTTCATGGTGGCGGAGATGGGTTGGGACCCGGAGGTGTGGGAGGACCCGATGGCGTTCAAGCCCGAGAGGTTCTTgagctgcggcggcggcggcggagaagCCATCGGATTCGACATCACGGGAAGCAGGGAGATAAAGATGATGCCGTTTGGGGTGGGAAGGAGGATCTGTCCAGGGTATGGCCTTGCGATGCTGCACTTGGAGTACTTCGTGGCAAATTTGGTGTGGCTGTTCAAATGGCGGACGGTAGCCGGCGAGGAGGTCGATCTATCGGAGAAGCAGGAGTTCACCATGGTGATGAAGACCCCTTTAAGGGCCCAGATTACTTCCAGGAATCAGGGTACCtgaattttgggaaaatgtttATAGAAGATAGCCTTCTCAATAAATTCACACAAATgaaacattctctctctctctctcacacacacagtAGACTTGGGGCtgtatggtaaccattctcattttctgattctgattctgagaacaaaaaaggatgaaaatcacgtttggtaatgcaaataaatttgatttcgATTCTATTTCGAGAATCGGTTTTAAAGCAAAAtccagaattaaaaaaaaattagttttggaaaaagaatcaattttgagaatcacaaaacaaaatgaagcctcgcatctctcacttttcccttttagttctctcgttatttttttctcaacctaataaaaataaaataaaaaatttcaaaaaaaattggaaaatttttaaaatatcaccaaaactttagaaaatccttaaaaataaaataagcttatattaggctagtttgatctcattttcataaatttgggcctaaatttcctagattcatagatttcactcttctgcAAAAAATGTCACGTAAGATGATGACATCTAACATGTGTTATACTCTTAGTCatgcgtcacaaaatgtaaacatttgCACGTAGAGCTGaagctaaacacccacttggatttagaATAGAAGCTGCCAAATAATAGTGAAGAACTTGTACtttgtatcaaggaggatatatatatatatatttttttgtcggTGAATAATTTGATTACTCAgctgctatgtttgtatgtattttggataacgcaacatttaaagaaaaaatgagttcttaatatggaaaCTTTTTCATGCtgcaatcgaacttcaaacgtaatgtattaaaatttgtgtttcatttatgaaatgctaaaaaaataatgtattttaaattattttagtgtgcattgaaaattagtcttcaatttagaatgaaattttacaaagtaattacatagttatttcagttaaatgaaaaaaattaggaagagaaacaattttttgaaacagaaattttgtgtagttatcaaatgcgtttctattccagaaacagaaattttgggcagttatcaaacgcgttctgattctctaaaactcatccaggaacgGAATcggaaaaagtcattttaatcataatCGGTTTTCCGGAACGGAAtggttaccatacgcagccttgGCCTCTTTACTTGGAATCGGAGGTGTTTGCCCAAGGTAAGCCTaattcccccccaaaaaaaaaaaaaaaaaatccaaactttaagTCCAATTtcaaatatatctcaaaatttttttatctcaaaaaaatttcgaactttaggtccaatctcaAACCTGTCTCggatttttttgtctaaaaaaaactctaaactctAGATTCGATCTCAaatctatcccaaacttttttgtctaagagaaaaataaCTAATTTTTTACTCTAATATCAAATCCGTCCCCATTAGCCCTCTATCCAAAAATCACCattgttcctaattttcttGTCCTACAATGAttgtattttggaaaatttcaacaATGCTTATTGGGGTAGAGTTTTTATCCACGTAAAAATGCCACGTCGATCCGTATTTATCGCCTCATTACTTTgctgatgtgaatttttttttatcaaaatggaAATGTCAAGTCAAGTTGGGACGAGACCATATGGTAGATTTGAGTATAGGttgaaagtttatgatttttttagacaaaaaaaaagttcggggtaaatttgggactaaatctaaaatttaggatttttttcgcgacaaaaaaaagttcgaggcaGTTTTGCATTTGGACCTAAACTTGAGGgtttttctgaaacaaaaaaaaaattcgggacaGATTTAGGACAGTACctaaagtttgggtttttttatggaatttagCCGCCAAAGTTATCTAGGTGCGTTTTACCTTatgattaaattttatttatttggctGTGTGCATGGTGGTCTCGTTGGTCGATAATGTTTTGTGGTTGATTAATATTCTCAACTGACTAAACAcgataaaacttgaaaaagtaatCCGCGAAGAACTTTTTGAGGGctcaatataaaaaataaaaaaaaaactctaactttagcatttgtgacaattacatccgaaacttttttttatctcataaaaaaatttcaacttttacttttgttccaattctaccccaaacttttacttttgtctcaattctactgaTCTAGTACAAAAAGAACTCTCAACTTTAgtatatgtcccaattatatcctaattttttatctcataaaaaaccttaaacttttacttttgtcccaattctactaccGTTAACTTTCTATCTATATTTACCATTATTTAATCATACATGGCATTTCCACGTCGTTAATAAATTATACTTCAGCAAAGTTGACATTAAAAAACCCTTGAACTTTTCTTCTGTTGTTTGCTTCCATACATATTGTCGGGAGATATAGAGTCACTTAAGATGGCGTTTTTCGTACTCTCTTCGACACCGAACAGCCAAAAGAGAGACTAGACATAGAGATATTTGGACGAATGATATAAAATCTCGTCATCGCTAAAATCTactgtttctaaatttcaaaaattcattggtaagttcggcgagaaaattTCGAGCCACGTAGAATTAAGtaacggtgattatggacggaagaccGATGTTTGTAGAATTGggagaaaagtaaaagttatggattttttatgatGCAAAAATAGTTTCGGATATAATTGTaatatatgctaaagttgagggttttttttttttatattagatcggtagaattgggataaaagtaaaagttggggattttttacgagacaaaaaaaaatggatataagtgctacaaatactaaagttggagtttttttttgggtgttaggCCCTTTTTGAGTGACTGCAAACACGAGACCAAACTGTGAACGTTTGTGCATATCACTGATCATTGTGATTAATGAGCCGATCACTCATCACTTCCTTCCACATCGCGCTGCTAGATATCGTAAATGGCTCTTCCTAGCGTTGCCCAACAGAGTTCGAGCCCCCAACTCAGTAGAGAGAGACATGGGGGGAGGCAAAATGGTCGGTCCACCACCAACGACACTAGCAACGATGGCAACGACAACAACTATTGCCGAATCAAGACCATGTATTTCTTGGTCGATAATTATGAGGGGCATTATTGTATTTCAGCCACGCCTCCATATCCTGTTCATTATCTCGATAATTTCAATATATAGGGATCCCATGGTTTCGAGGTAAGTGGGCATTTCATAATTTCAATATGACTCCATTCCTAACAGTATCATAGACGAGAACTCATAATCCGTTGAATCGCTTCACGGATTATTTGAAGATCGATTATGTCGTAACATCTCAAATTGCATTGCTTTGATTAATGTTCTCATGTGTACATTTCATATTGAGTAGGTTGATTGGGAAATCGAGATAATTGTATTCATACCCTCCATTGAAAGGCATGGCGGCGGCTACCTCCGCTTCCTACTTGCCTTTCGTAATGGAAGCGACGGAAGTGTGAGATTTTCTGCCCGATTTCTATGGAGGGGATAACAAAACCTTCATTCCCACTTTATACCCATTTGTTCACATCTCATGGAAAGCCCCCGGATAGAAGCCATGGCGATTCTCAGAGATTAGCGGCGGATCACACCCCGTCGAGTTGCAAACCGAATTCCAGCCCAGGCATCAATGTCATCACACGGCCAATCTTTCTTCGTCCAAGTCCGGCGGCCGCTGCGTCTTCTCGCGTCAGTTGAATATTCTTTAAGGGAGCAGAAGTGTTgaagctttatttattttttattcagcGAGGTCCATGGACATGTCCTTACGATCCTGAAGAAAGCTCATGTTCCTCGTACAGTATTTCTCGTTAAGTTATAGCTACAagaaaggattttttttgtttttttaaatcgtGAAGATATCATTTTCCCAGATGAAAATCCACTGCCCATACATGGACGTCATCCATTACGTTCTCTTTGGACTACACTGTCGTGTACGAACACGACAAACTCCCACCTCGTTCTCTGCATATCCCTGTTTTTGGTCTACCTCGGGAAACTCAGATCAGAAGAGGAGATCTGGCAAGAGATGGATCTCTGGTTCCTCATCCTCGTGACCCTCTCCGTCGCCGCCTTCCTCAGAGCCACCCTCAACCTCCTCTCCTCCGCCCCAAAGAAGAAGAGCCTCCCGCCGGGCCCGCTCAAAGTCCCGGTCCTCGGCAACTTCCTATGGCTCCGCAAGTCCTTCTCGGAGCTCGAGCCCGTCCTCCGCTCCCTCCGCTCCCGCTACGGCCCGATGGTCACCCTCCACATCGGCTCCCGCCCCGCCGTCTTCGTCTCCTCCCCCGAACTGGCCCACCAGGCCCTCGTCCACCGCGGCGCCGTCTTCTCCGACCGGCCGCCGCCCTCCGCCACCGTCCGCCTCCTCTCCTCCAACCAGCACAACATCAACTCCTCCTCCTACGGCCCCACCTGGCGCCTCCTCCGCCGGAACCTCACGGCGGAGATCCTCCATCCCTACCGCCTCCGCTCCTATTCCCGCGCCCGCGCGTGGGTCCTCAACATGCTCTCGGCGGAGCTTACGTCCCAGCCTGGCGGCGTCGTCCGCGTCCTCGACCACTTCCCGCACGCCATGTTCTGCTTGCTGGTCCTTATGTGCTTCGGAGATCGGCTCGAGGAGAAGCAGATTAAGCAGATCGAGGAGGTTTCGCGACGCGTTCTGCTGGGTCAACGGCGCTTCAACGTGCTCAATTTCTGGCCTCGGCTGAGCAAGCTCGTCCTCCGGAAGCGGTGGAAGGAGTTCTATGAGCTCTGCGAGTGTCGGAAACGCGTCCTCATCCCGTTCATCAGAGCTCGACGCAACGGCAAGCGAGAGCAACTAAGCAAAGGCAAGGAGGACGGgaacgacggcgacggcgattGGATCGTGCCGTACGTGGACACGCTCCTGGATCTGGAGCTgccggaggagaagaggaagctgGAAGAGGCCGAGATCGTGAGCCTCTGCTGGGAGTTCCTCAACGCCGGCACCGACACAACGTCCACGGCGCTGCAGTGGATTATGGCCAACATGGTCAAGTACCCAGAAATCCAAGAGAGGCTCTACGATGATATCAAATCAGTCGTTGGACAAGGGGCGGAGCAAGTGAAGGAGGAGGATCTGCAGAGGATGGGTTATCTGAAGGCGGTGGTACTGGAAGGGCTGCGCCGCCACCCGCCGGGGCACTTCGTGCTGCCTCACGCGGTGACTGAGGATGCGGAGCTAGGCGGGTACATGATCCCTAAGGACGGGACCATCAACTTCACGGTGGCGGAGATGGGTTGGGACCCCGAAGTGTGGGAGGACCCGATGGCGTTCAAGCCGGAGAGGTTCTTGAATTGCAAAGCCGGGGGGTTCGACATCACGGGGAGCAGGGAGATAAAGATGATGCCTTTTGGAGTGGGGAGGAGAATCTGTCCTGGATACGGGCTTGCGATGCTGCACTTGGAGTACTTCGTGGCGAACTTGGTCTGGCTGTACCAGTGGCGGACTGCGGCGGGCGAAGAGGTCGACCTGTCGGAGAAGCAGGAGTTCACCATAGTGATGAAGAACCCTTTGAGTTCTCAGATTTGTCCCAGGAACGTGGGCACCAGGAACGTGGGCACCTGATTTTCAGAAGTTTTTTTGTTTCGATTTAATatagatgaaaaaaatttcctcatttttgaaagaattttatCTCTTTCTAATTTATATTTAGGATATTTTGCGCGTATGTTTTCGAAAATTTGTTCTTCTCAAATTTCGTTGGTGAACCAATCCAACTTTGAAGAAGATCAAAGGAGCTTCGTGAAAATTTCGCTCTCACAAGTATCAAATGTATATTCATTTAACTTTTTTACTTTGCTCGATGATGATGTTGGAGACATCAAATCTAGGCATGTGCCGccaaaagacaaaattataGTAATATATGGAGTTATCGGTGTGTACTCGTTATTGAAATTGAATTCGA contains:
- the LOC115750223 gene encoding cytochrome P450 89A2-like, which translates into the protein MDLWFLIVVTLSVAALLRATVNLLSSDAKKKKSLPPGPLAFPVIGNFLWLRKSFSELEPILRSLRARHGPIVTLHIGSRPAVFVSSPALAHQALVHHGAVFSDRPPPSATVRVLSSNQHNINSSSYGPNWRLLRRNITAEILHPSHLRSYSGARAWVLHILVRELRSQAGGVVRVVDHFQYAMFCLLVLMCFGDRLEEKQIRQIEETQRRLMLGMRRFRLLNFWPRLSKLVLRNRWKEFYELHENQNRVLVPLIRARSKAKREQLSKAKENGNEVDGDWTVSYVDTLLDLELPEEKRKLEENELGSLCSEFLNAGTDTTSTALQWIMANLVKYPEIQERLYDEIKSVVGQGAEQVKEEDLQRMSYLKAIVLEGLRRHPPAHFVVPHSVTEDAELGGYVIPKDVNINFMVAEMGWDPEVWEDPMAFKPERFLNCKAGGFDITGSREIKMMPFGVGRRICPGYGLAMLHLEYFVANLVWLYQWRTAAGEEVDLSEKQEFTIVMKNPLSSQICPRNVGTRNVGT